One segment of Primulina tabacum isolate GXHZ01 chromosome 14, ASM2559414v2, whole genome shotgun sequence DNA contains the following:
- the LOC142524827 gene encoding COP9 signalosome complex subunit 5b-like — translation MDPFSSAAIARKTWELENNIISASSNDSSAAASDAIFFYDSAAQDKFHQEKPWVNDPHYFKRVKISALALLKMVVHARSGGTIEVMGLMQGKTDGDTIIVIDAFALPVEGTETRVNAQNDAYEYMVEYSQTNKQAGRLENVVGWYHSHPGYGCWLSGIDVSTQMLNQQFQEPFLAVVIDPTRTVSAGKVEIGAFRTYPEGYKPPDEPVSEYQTIPLNKIEDFGVHCKQYYSLDITYFKSSLDSHLLDLLWNKYWVNTLSSSPLLGNGDYVAGQISDLAEKLEQAENQLAHSRFGPLIAASQRKKEEESQLNKITRDSEKITVEQVHGLMSQVIKDILFNSVCQCNKSGAESSGPEPMVET, via the exons ATGGATCCCTTTTCGTCGGCGGCGATTGCTCGGAAAACATGGGAGCTGGAGAACAATATCATCTCTGCCTCCTCCAACGATTCCTCGGCGGCGGCTTCCGACGCTATCTTCTTCTACGACTCCGCGGCGCAAGATAAGTTCCATCAAGAGAAGCCTTGGGTTAACGATCCTCACTACTTCAAGCGGGTGAAGATCTCTGCTCTGGCGCTCCTCAAGATGGTTGTCCATGCGCGTTCTGGAGGAACCATTGAAGTTATGGGCCTAATGCAGGGCAAAACTGACGGAGATACGATTATTGTGATAGATGCTTTTGCCCTTCCCGTTGAGGGCACTGAAACTAGGGTTAATGCACAGAACGATGCCTACGAGTATATGGTGGAATATTCACAGACCAATAAGCAG GCGGGCCGTTTAGAGAACGTTGTTGGGTGGTACCATTCCCATCCTGGTTATGGATGTTGGCTTTCTGGTATAGATGTTTCTACACAAATGCTTAACCAACAATTCCAGGAGCCTTTTCTGGCTGTTGTTATTGATCCAACGAGGACTGTTTCTGCTGGAAAAGTTGAGATCGGTGCTTTTAGAACATACCCCGAAGGGTATAAGCCTCCAGATGAACCAGTTTCTGAATATCAGACAATCCCCTTGAACAAAATCGAGGATTTTGGTGTTCATTGCAAACAG TATTATTCATTGGATATCACATACTTCAAGTCATCTCTTGATTCTCATCTTTTGGACCTACTATGGAATAAGTATTGGGTTAACACCCTATCGTCCTCTCCTTTGCTTGGCAATGGAGACTATGTCGCTGGTCAAATATCAGATTTAG CTGAGAAACTAGAGCAAGCTGAAAATCAATTAGCTCATTCACGTTTTGGTCCTTTGATAGCAGCCTCACAAAGGAAGAAAGAG GAAGAATCTCAACTTAACAAGATCACTCGTGACAGTGAAAAGATCACTGTGGAGCAGGTTCATGGTTTGATGTCCCAG GTAATCAAGGATATACTTTTCAATTCCGTTTGCCAGTGCAATAAATCTGGGGCTGAGTCTTCTGGGCCAGAACCAATGGTTGAAACCTGA
- the LOC142524357 gene encoding EIN3-binding F-box protein 1-like, with protein MSKVIDFTGGDDFCSRGFMHTNPKDSNLFFPLGRHVDVYFPRKRSRVSAPFIFSGKVRQQSSIEVLPDACLFEVFRRLSGGQERSACACVSKRWLMLLSSIHRDEIFPAKSNLGPEEHDNTSISEKADEASKPKEKVEFVDSSVVKTVTEEEFEGTDSDGFLSRCLEGKKATDVRLASIAVGTGSRGGLGKLSIHGSSSTCGLTNLGLRAIGRGCPSLRSLSLWNLSSIGDEGLLEIASGARFLEKLDLCHCPAITDKGLIAIAMNCPNLMSVTIESCTNIGNESLKALGHYCPNLKCITVKNCALVSDQGIASLFSSAGHVLSKAKLQALDISDVSLAVIGHYGSAMTNLALLDLQNVNDKGFWVMGKGQGLQKLKVLSITACRGISDSGLEALGDGCPNLKLFGLRKNLLVSDTGMVKFARAAVTLESLQLEECHRITQFGIFHILANCGGKLKALALANCLGIRDINFVFPLTSICHSLQSLVVHNCPGFGDVGLAILGRMCPKLTQLELSGLQGITDAGLLPLVHSLEAGLIKLNLSGSVNLTDNSVVAITKLHGETLELMNLDGCKYLTDVTLSEIAWNCSVLSELDVSKCGITDSGIASLAGAEQRSLQMFSLAGCSFVSDKSLPFLGVLGKTLVGLNIQHCNGISSSSIDLLLEQLWRCDVLY; from the exons ATGTCTAAAGTCATCGATTTCACTG GTGGTGATGATTTTTGTTCTAGGGGGTTTATGCACACAAATCCCAAGGATTCAAATTTGTTTTTTCCTCTTGGTCGCCATGTGGATGTGTATTTCCCGAGGAAAAGGTCTCGTGTCAGCGCTCCATTCATTTTCAGTGGAAAGGTTAGGCAGCAGTCGTCTATTGAGGTTCTTCCTGATGCATGCCTTTTTGAGGTTTTCAGACGCCTCTCAGGAGGGCAAGAGAGGAGTGCCTGTGCCTGTGTCTCAAAACGCTGGCTTATGCTTCTGAGTAGCATCCATAGAGATGAGATATTCCCCGCTAAAAGTAATCTTGGCCCCGAGGAGCATGATAATACATCTATTTCTGAGAAGGCTGATGAAGCATCCAAGCCCAAAGAGaaggttgaatttgttgattctAGCGTGGTTAAAACTGTGACCGAGGAGGAATTTGAAGGAACCGATTCAGATGGTTTTCTTTCTCGATGCTTGGAAGGGAAAAAAGCAACTGATGTGAGATTGGCATCTATTGCTGTAGGAACTGGAAGCCGTGGAGGTTTAGGAAAGCTTTCCATTCATGGAAGCAGTTCTACCTGTGGTCTGACAAATCTTGGCCTCAGAGCTATTGGTCGTGGTTGCCCTTCTTTGAGATCTCTTTCCCTGTGGAACTTATCATCAATCGGTGATGAAGGGCTTTTGGAAATTGCAAGTGGAGCACGTTTTCTTGAGAAACTTGACCTATGTCATTGCCCTGCAATCACAGATAAAGGATTGATTGCCATTGCGATGAACTGTCCCAATTTGATGTCAGTAACAATTGAGTCCTGCACAAACATTGGTAATGAAAGCTTGAAAGCTTTGGGCCACTACTGCCCCAACTTGAAGTGCATCACTGTTAAAAATTGCGCACTTGTAAGTGACCAGGGAATTGCGAGTCTGTTTTCATCAGCTGGTCATGTCTTGTCGAAAGCTAAACTTCAGGCACTTGACATCAGTGATGTTTCTCTTGCTGTTATTGGACACTATGGCAGCGCGATGACCAATCTTGCACTCCTTGACCTCCAGAATGTGAATGATAAGGGTTTCTGGGTTATGGGTAAGGGTCAAGGTTTGCAGAAGCTGAAAGTTTTATCCATTACTGCATGTAGAGGTATTTCTGATTCTGGGCTTGAAGCTTTGGGTGATGGTTGCCCAAATCTGAAGTTGTTTGGGCTCAGAAAAAATCTTCTTGTCTCAGATACCGGAATGGTGAAATTTGCCAGAGCTGCTGTGACACTCGAGAGTCTTCAATTGGAGGAATGCCACAGGATCACACAATTTGGAATATTCCATATCCTTGCAAACTGTGGTGGAAAACTGAAGGCTCTTGCTTTAGCAAATTGCTTGGGGATTCGGGACATAAATTTTGTGTTTCCTTTGACTTCCATTTGCCATTCGCTCCAATCGTTGGTCGTTCACAACTGTCCGGGATTTGGTGATGTCGGATTGGCCATATTGGGTAGAATGTGCCCTAAACTGACTCAATTGGAACTTAGTGGCCTTCAGGGAATCACCGATGCTGGACTTCTACCTCTTGTTCACAGTTTGGAAGCTGGTTTGATTAAGCTAAATCTTAGTGGATCTGTTAATCTGACTGACAACTCAGTTGTGGCCATCACTAAGCTGCATGGGGAAACACTTGAGCTTATGAATCTTGATGGGTGCAAGTACCTCACCGATGTTACCCTGTCCGAAATTGCTTGGAACTGCTCTGTGCTGAGCGAGTTGGATGTTTCAAAGTGTGGAATAACTGATTCTGGGATTGCCTCCTTGGCTGGTGCTGAGCAGCGAAGTTTACAGATGTTTTCCCTCGCAGGTTGCTCTTTCGTGTCTGACAAAAGCTTACCATTCTTGGGAGTGTTGGGCAAGACTTTGGTGGGGCTTAACATCCAGCACTGCAATGGAATCAGCAGCAGCAGTATTGATCTGCTTCTAGAGCAGCTTTGGAGGTGCGATGTTCTTTATTAA
- the LOC142524201 gene encoding uncharacterized protein LOC142524201 — protein sequence MEEIQLYTNWDDVICPICLEFPHNSVLLHCTSYHNGCRPFVCDTDHLQSNCLYRFKQASGMPFGSKSPSSVETMQSLDLESDCKPACPLCRGEVTGWIVIDIARVHLDDKKRRCEEEKCAFSGTYAELQKHARVEHPHACPSKIDPARQLDWENFQQSSEIIDVLSTIQSEVPRGVVLGDYVIEYGDNSGDDFDDIPGNKRNWWTSCMLYQVFENFRASRNRRRSRLGVSRRGNNRLSFDTSNSDEGSISSVEYPDFRSPVNTVDEFVSAREVSRGRVGQNSSRRRRSRFYDI from the exons ATGGAGGAGATTCAGCTGTATACGAACTGGGATGACGTTATTTGTCCTATCTGCTTGGAATTTCCACACAATAGTGTTCTCCTCCATTGCACGTCGTACCATAATGGATGTCGGCCATTTGTGTGTGACACAGACCATTTGCAATCAAATTGTCTCTATCGCTTCAAGCAAGCAAGTGGGATGCCATTTGGATCTAAATCACCAAGTTCTGTTGAAACTATGCAGTCTTTGGATCTGGAATCGGATTGCAAACCGGCATGCCCCTTGTGTAGAGGAGAAGTTACTGGATGGATAGTGATTGATATTGCTCGTGTACACCTGGATGACAAGAAACGCCGCTGTGAAGAGGAGAAATGTGCATTCTCGGGTACGTACGCGGAACTTCAAAAACATGCACGAGTAGAGCATCCTCATGCTTGCCCTTCAAAAATTGATCCTGCCCGCCAACTGGATTGGGAGAATTTCCAGCAATCTTCCGAGATAATTGATGTGTTAAGCACTATCCAGTCAGAAGTCCCTCGTGGAGTGGTTCTAGGTGATTATGTGATAGAATATGGAGATAACTCGGGAGATGATTTTGACGACATCCCTGGAAACAAAAGAAATTGGTGGACATCTTGCATGTTATATcaagtatttgaaaattttcggGCATctagaaacagaagaagatCAAGACTCGGTGTTTCCAGAAGAGGAAATAATCGTTTGAGTTTTGACACTTCAAACTCTGATGAGGGTTCTATATCATCCGTAGAATATCCCGATTTTAGATCCCCTGTAAATACGGTTGACGAGTTTGTGAGTGCCAGAGAAGTTTCAAGGGGAAGAGTTGGTCAAAACAG CTCTCGAAGGCGTCGCTCTCGGTTCTACGACATCTAG